In the genome of Nocardioides marmoribigeumensis, one region contains:
- a CDS encoding SDR family NAD(P)-dependent oxidoreductase, producing the protein MTGVADSGPGSGGALVVGGSGGIGRVVAAALRADGVPTGVTFRSTATEWDPAWRLDLTDAAACREVVAAAAEALGGLRTLVYAAGPHVPMRHLSRVDPEELAAQLDGDAAAFFRVAHAALPALRETRGSVVAVTTAAVARHPVRDGLSTVPKAAVEATARALAVEEGRFGVRVNCVAPGMLTDGMAQRLMASGELDDHALAVTRANIPLRRFGTAEDVAQAVVFLASDRAGFVTGQVLRVDGGYSA; encoded by the coding sequence GTGACTGGCGTGGCGGACAGCGGACCGGGGTCGGGCGGCGCTCTCGTCGTCGGCGGCAGCGGAGGGATCGGGCGCGTGGTCGCCGCGGCACTGCGGGCCGACGGCGTGCCGACCGGGGTCACCTTCCGCTCCACCGCCACCGAGTGGGACCCGGCGTGGCGGCTCGACCTGACCGACGCGGCCGCGTGTCGCGAGGTCGTCGCGGCCGCGGCCGAGGCGCTCGGCGGCCTGCGCACGCTGGTGTACGCCGCCGGCCCGCACGTGCCGATGCGGCACCTCAGCCGGGTCGACCCCGAGGAGCTGGCCGCCCAGCTCGACGGCGACGCGGCTGCGTTCTTCCGGGTCGCGCACGCCGCTCTGCCCGCCCTGCGCGAGACCCGTGGCTCGGTCGTCGCGGTGACCACCGCCGCGGTCGCGCGCCACCCCGTCCGCGACGGGCTGTCGACGGTGCCCAAGGCCGCGGTCGAGGCGACCGCGCGGGCCCTGGCGGTGGAGGAGGGGCGGTTCGGCGTCCGGGTCAACTGCGTGGCGCCCGGCATGCTCACCGACGGCATGGCCCAGCGGCTGATGGCCTCGGGCGAGCTGGACGACCACGCGCTCGCGGTGACCCGCGCCAACATCCCGCTGCGCCGCTTCGGCACCGCCGAGGACGTGGCCCAGGCGGTCGTCTTCCTGGCCTCCGACCGGGCCGGGTTCGTGACCGGACAGGTGCTGCGCGTCGACGGCGGCTACTCCGCGTGA
- a CDS encoding GAF domain-containing SpoIIE family protein phosphatase: MTPAFSASLERRAWAVGVLLLVVLVALDRASGHQINGVYAAAAVLVAIDTGPGRTAVVAALAVVAAAASGVWNHNLGHGDWTIRFLSCVLLSLIAVVAADLTTRRRRRLEHTTQLAQRVLDALAVELTGARTVREVAEGFVGHAVGVLGASSAMVMSLDGDGMLRSVTWHGRTGDGADQYQEIPVDSDLPGAVAVRQGADLHYRSVKEIEAVMPVLAGYYPSDRSLHLLPLRREGTTYGLLALTFPPDLFTAAEDGFLHSLAGALSSAVRRAGELQAADAATQRTALLDEASMTLSRSLDLETTLGEVGRLLVPRFADWVTVQLLRDHALETVLVQHRDPATTEWARGMRGAFPVDMDAPTGAPQVVRSGRSELYPFIPAEVVERAARDEDHLALLRRLGFTSAIIAPLVGRQGVLGAVTLIQAESGRSYGEEDLAFLEEMADRIAVALDTAASFEQQSERLAGVMQVAEVAQRAILAPPPPRTGPLRLSARYLSAAVEAQVGGDLYEIVPGTTSVRLLVGDVRGKGLSAVRTATVVIGEFRAAAADTGDVCHVAREVDRRIQPYLPDPEDFVTGVIVDIDHAGHFTVVTCGHPAPVLLPFDGEPCPLVLDAAPPFGLGCEPVATTGTLRRGDRLLLFTDGLIEARSPTGDFIDPMPLLSDLARADFPTALDGLLTALQRAAGHALDDDLALLLACYDPE, encoded by the coding sequence GTGACCCCCGCGTTCTCTGCGAGCCTCGAACGCCGCGCGTGGGCGGTCGGCGTCCTGCTGCTGGTCGTGCTCGTGGCGCTCGACCGGGCCTCCGGCCACCAGATCAACGGGGTGTACGCCGCGGCCGCGGTCCTCGTCGCGATCGACACCGGCCCGGGCCGGACGGCGGTCGTCGCCGCGCTGGCCGTGGTCGCCGCCGCCGCGTCCGGGGTGTGGAACCACAACCTGGGTCACGGCGACTGGACGATCCGCTTCCTCAGCTGCGTGCTGCTGAGCCTCATCGCCGTCGTGGCCGCCGACCTCACCACGCGCCGCCGCCGGCGGCTGGAGCACACCACGCAGCTGGCCCAGCGCGTGCTCGACGCGCTCGCCGTCGAGCTCACGGGCGCCCGCACGGTCAGGGAGGTCGCGGAGGGCTTCGTCGGCCACGCCGTCGGCGTCCTGGGCGCGAGCTCGGCGATGGTGATGTCGTTGGACGGCGACGGGATGCTGCGGTCGGTGACCTGGCACGGGCGCACCGGCGACGGGGCCGACCAGTACCAGGAGATCCCGGTCGACAGCGACCTGCCCGGCGCGGTCGCGGTCCGCCAGGGGGCCGACCTGCACTACCGCTCGGTGAAGGAGATCGAGGCCGTCATGCCGGTGCTCGCCGGCTACTACCCCAGCGACCGCAGCCTCCACCTGCTGCCGCTGCGACGCGAGGGCACGACGTACGGCCTGCTGGCCCTCACCTTCCCGCCCGACCTGTTCACCGCGGCCGAGGACGGCTTCCTGCACTCGCTGGCAGGCGCACTGTCCAGCGCCGTACGCCGGGCCGGGGAGCTGCAGGCCGCCGACGCCGCCACGCAGCGCACCGCCCTGCTCGACGAGGCGTCGATGACCCTGTCGCGCAGCCTCGACCTCGAGACCACCCTGGGCGAGGTCGGGCGACTGCTCGTGCCCCGCTTCGCGGACTGGGTGACCGTCCAGCTCCTGCGGGACCACGCGCTCGAGACCGTGCTGGTGCAGCACCGCGACCCCGCCACGACCGAGTGGGCCCGTGGCATGCGAGGTGCCTTCCCGGTCGACATGGACGCCCCCACCGGTGCGCCCCAGGTCGTCCGCAGCGGCCGGAGCGAGCTCTACCCCTTCATCCCCGCCGAGGTGGTGGAGCGTGCCGCCCGGGACGAGGACCACCTCGCCCTGCTCCGGCGGCTCGGCTTCACCAGCGCGATCATCGCCCCGCTGGTGGGTCGCCAGGGCGTACTCGGAGCGGTCACGCTGATCCAGGCCGAGTCGGGCCGCAGCTACGGCGAGGAGGACCTGGCCTTCCTCGAGGAGATGGCCGACCGCATCGCCGTCGCGCTCGACACCGCCGCGAGCTTCGAGCAGCAGTCCGAGCGACTGGCCGGGGTGATGCAGGTGGCCGAGGTCGCGCAGCGCGCCATCCTCGCCCCGCCCCCGCCCCGGACGGGGCCGCTCAGGCTCTCCGCGCGCTACCTCTCCGCGGCGGTCGAGGCCCAGGTCGGCGGGGACCTCTACGAGATCGTGCCGGGCACGACGTCGGTGCGTCTGCTCGTCGGCGACGTGCGGGGCAAGGGGCTCTCGGCGGTCCGCACGGCCACGGTCGTCATCGGCGAGTTCCGTGCCGCTGCCGCCGACACCGGCGACGTGTGCCACGTGGCCCGCGAGGTCGACCGCCGCATCCAGCCCTACCTCCCCGACCCCGAGGACTTCGTCACCGGAGTCATCGTCGACATCGACCACGCCGGCCACTTCACCGTGGTGACCTGCGGCCACCCCGCACCGGTGCTGCTCCCCTTCGACGGCGAGCCCTGCCCGCTCGTGCTCGACGCCGCGCCACCCTTCGGCCTCGGCTGCGAGCCGGTCGCCACGACCGGGACCCTGCGACGCGGCGACCGGCTGCTGCTCTTCACCGACGGGCTGATCGAGGCCCGGTCGCCGACCGGCGACTTCATCGACCCGATGCCCCTGCTCTCCGACCTGGCCCGAGCCGACTTCCCCACGGCGCTCGACGGCCTCCTCACCGCCCTGCAGCGGGCCGCCGGCCACGCGCTCGACGACGACCTCGCGCTGCTCCTGGCCTGCTACGACCCGGAGTGA
- a CDS encoding ATP-binding protein, protein MHSPAAVLRLDVDPRSVREARLHLHAVLETAGLEELVDDATLAVSEVVTNAIVHAGTEVLVRVRTAGRAVRVEVEDRGLQAPSRRSYSDSSGTGRGLAMVEDTVRSWGVEELEDGKVVWFEVGDPEGHETTDGTAVHEVPDGTSVQSTRTQDVVRVRLQRVPLLMHVAWQEHAAALLREHLLHSLGDDGGDVLSEHAHASEAMSLLYSQLPVPVLGAAPEELMAGATEPLVTAEDVVLEVPLSTVAHFATLDRLLRRSLEEARAGHFLCPPTQPEIEEMRRWLCSEVARQAAGDTTEVPWVARSDVRVAVVDRVDGAVVHELHAEDGEALVATDESSVVVAVSPAAVELLGYASAEDLLGRRVIAIVPERFRQAHIAGTTLHATNGRDNLLGVPVRVPMVRADGSEVDVELRVDPEAHDEGPVAFVARFRAV, encoded by the coding sequence GTGCACTCGCCGGCTGCCGTCCTCCGGCTCGACGTGGATCCGCGCAGCGTGCGGGAGGCCCGGCTCCACCTGCATGCCGTGCTGGAGACGGCGGGTCTCGAGGAGCTGGTCGACGACGCCACGCTCGCGGTCTCCGAGGTCGTCACCAACGCGATCGTCCACGCCGGCACGGAGGTGCTGGTCCGGGTCCGCACCGCGGGCCGGGCCGTGCGGGTCGAGGTGGAGGACCGCGGGCTGCAGGCGCCCTCCCGCCGCTCCTACTCCGACTCCTCCGGCACGGGCCGGGGCCTGGCGATGGTCGAGGACACCGTCCGCTCGTGGGGGGTCGAGGAGCTCGAGGACGGCAAGGTCGTCTGGTTCGAGGTGGGCGACCCCGAGGGACACGAGACCACCGACGGCACGGCCGTCCACGAGGTCCCCGACGGCACGAGCGTCCAGTCGACGCGGACCCAGGACGTGGTGCGCGTGCGCCTCCAGCGGGTCCCGCTGCTGATGCACGTCGCCTGGCAGGAGCACGCCGCCGCCCTCCTGAGGGAGCACCTCCTGCACTCCCTCGGCGACGACGGGGGTGACGTGCTGTCCGAGCACGCGCACGCCAGCGAGGCGATGAGCCTGCTCTACTCCCAGCTCCCGGTCCCGGTCCTCGGCGCGGCGCCCGAGGAGCTCATGGCCGGTGCGACCGAGCCGTTGGTCACCGCCGAGGACGTCGTGCTCGAGGTGCCGCTGTCGACCGTCGCGCACTTCGCCACCCTCGACCGTCTGCTGCGACGCAGCCTCGAGGAGGCCCGGGCCGGGCACTTCCTCTGCCCGCCCACCCAGCCCGAGATCGAGGAGATGCGCCGGTGGCTCTGCTCCGAGGTGGCGCGACAGGCGGCCGGCGACACGACGGAGGTGCCGTGGGTGGCACGCAGCGACGTCCGGGTCGCGGTGGTCGACCGTGTGGACGGCGCCGTGGTGCACGAGCTCCACGCGGAGGACGGTGAGGCCCTGGTGGCCACCGACGAGAGCAGCGTGGTCGTCGCGGTCTCCCCGGCCGCCGTGGAGCTGCTCGGCTACGCCTCCGCCGAGGACCTGCTCGGCAGACGCGTCATCGCGATCGTGCCGGAGCGCTTCCGGCAGGCCCACATCGCCGGGACGACGCTGCACGCCACCAACGGCCGGGACAACCTGCTCGGGGTCCCCGTCCGGGTGCCCATGGTGCGTGCGGACGGGTCGGAGGTCGACGTGGAGCTGCGGGTCGACCCGGAGGCGCACGACGAGGGCCCGGTGGCCTTCGTCGCACGCTTCCGCGCCGTGTGA
- a CDS encoding serine hydrolase, translating to MSSISTLRTRASVLVLVLVVQLFLVALVRDPASAAVGSADDRQLTTSTGWWTYTGVTGSQVSSLLSSNNARITDLSVVDPATPTFNVTMVRNTGAYASGYWWYYGQTAAQVSSALSSNNARLITAQAYPTSAGTRFAVVMVPNSGANQKAWWWFYNISASSLASQLSSRNARLVHLTQYPGTSNFTAVMVSNTGTDNTGWWWYHHTTTSSISSALSTNSARLVDLSRNSDGTWNAVMYKSTGPRWYWYYGLSLGSAVSRADQLGERIIDVTRYGSSVAVVMTRNTTATNEKLWNLIGPEVDSGAYGFYLKQVGGSVLAGLQQSKQYEPASALKVLYHAKSIREESLGNTTDSTVVTYHYKNLSDSKDGNICPDNYSTTTTTNLKNADTLMMQVSDNRMTRAILERYTKASVLSYGTSLGLTSTAINHNIGCPTDTTHNRTTLSDLGKVYEAFQKGTVTGSSTWKTQFRSRMLNQSNFSGFKNAICPVVNAEATALGRSSATATSFCNAMTWIAKGGSYQYGSSLPYQVSRDNVSLTGVPYKRSGVVSPRYFVFGEYVDGTTINTSAESTSVDTARGKLYPEALRPYIRAALATW from the coding sequence ATGTCCAGCATCTCCACCTTGAGAACCCGAGCCTCCGTGCTCGTCCTGGTCCTGGTCGTCCAGCTGTTCCTGGTCGCCCTGGTCAGGGACCCGGCGAGCGCCGCCGTCGGCAGCGCCGACGACCGGCAGCTGACGACGAGCACCGGCTGGTGGACCTACACCGGGGTCACCGGGTCGCAGGTGAGCAGCCTGCTGTCGTCCAACAACGCGCGGATCACCGACCTGTCGGTGGTCGACCCCGCGACGCCGACGTTCAACGTCACCATGGTCAGGAACACCGGGGCCTACGCGAGCGGCTACTGGTGGTACTACGGCCAGACCGCCGCACAGGTGAGCTCGGCCCTGTCGTCGAACAACGCCCGGCTCATCACCGCCCAGGCCTACCCGACCTCGGCCGGCACCCGCTTCGCCGTCGTCATGGTCCCCAACAGCGGCGCCAACCAGAAGGCCTGGTGGTGGTTCTACAACATCAGCGCGAGCAGCCTGGCCTCGCAGCTGTCGAGCAGGAACGCGCGCCTGGTGCACCTCACGCAGTACCCCGGCACCAGCAACTTCACGGCCGTCATGGTGAGCAACACGGGCACGGACAACACCGGCTGGTGGTGGTACCACCACACGACGACGTCCTCGATCTCCAGCGCGCTGTCCACGAACAGCGCCCGGCTGGTCGACCTGAGCCGCAACAGCGACGGCACCTGGAACGCGGTGATGTACAAGAGCACCGGACCGCGGTGGTACTGGTACTACGGGCTGTCGCTCGGCTCCGCCGTCAGCCGGGCCGACCAGCTCGGCGAGCGGATCATCGACGTGACGCGCTACGGCAGCAGCGTCGCGGTCGTGATGACGCGGAACACCACCGCCACCAACGAGAAGCTGTGGAACCTCATCGGCCCCGAGGTCGACTCCGGGGCCTACGGCTTCTACCTCAAGCAGGTCGGCGGCTCGGTCCTCGCCGGGCTCCAGCAGAGCAAGCAGTACGAACCCGCGAGTGCGCTCAAGGTGCTCTACCACGCCAAGTCGATCCGGGAGGAGTCCCTGGGCAACACCACCGACTCGACGGTGGTCACCTACCACTACAAGAACCTGTCGGACAGCAAGGACGGAAACATCTGTCCTGACAATTATTCGACGACGACCACCACGAACCTGAAGAACGCCGACACGTTGATGATGCAGGTCTCCGACAACCGGATGACCCGCGCCATCCTGGAGAGGTACACCAAGGCCTCGGTGCTGAGCTACGGGACGTCGCTGGGGCTGACGTCCACGGCCATCAACCACAACATCGGCTGCCCGACGGACACGACGCACAACCGCACCACGCTGTCCGACCTCGGCAAGGTCTACGAGGCCTTCCAGAAGGGCACCGTGACGGGCAGCAGCACGTGGAAGACGCAGTTCCGCTCCCGGATGCTCAACCAGTCCAACTTCTCCGGGTTCAAGAACGCGATCTGCCCGGTGGTCAACGCCGAGGCGACGGCGCTGGGCAGGTCGAGCGCGACGGCCACGAGCTTCTGCAACGCGATGACGTGGATCGCCAAGGGCGGCAGCTACCAGTACGGCAGCTCCCTGCCCTACCAGGTCTCCCGGGACAACGTCTCGCTCACCGGTGTGCCCTACAAGCGCTCGGGGGTGGTCTCACCGCGGTACTTCGTCTTCGGTGAGTACGTCGACGGCACCACGATCAACACCTCCGCGGAGAGCACCTCGGTCGACACCGCCAGGGGCAAGCTCTACCCGGAGGCCCTGCGGCCCTACATCCGGGCGGCGCTCGCCACCTGGTGA
- a CDS encoding SpoIIE family protein phosphatase yields the protein MSAPLILVCDDTPAKRYVLASWLRRGGFEVVESGTAAEATELMHTEPIDLAVLDVHLPDGSGLDVTRVIRADERLAPTPVIHVSAVARETSDKVTALDEGADAYLIDPIDPEELLSTVRALLRSSGARRDAEQLATRLARLSRAAVRLNVAVSVPRLVESASRAAAQVLGTPAAALVLDDQGEGWRAAATGNVGNAAATVPSETARRLLDDLTPDPAPLATGTGWAEHLPVAAGRWTGCPVRVEGRVEGVVAAPLPPTGDEGRSVLLLERLAQAVAVALDNQRALEFEHRTAVTLQRSLLPSVLPEPTGLSLAARYRASQQRMEVGGDFYDAFEVEGRCWLVIGDVQGHSLEAAVVMAELRYSLRAYAHEGHSPTEALARLDALLARTSPDLTATACVVVVDADRRSAEVVSAGHLPPLRARRGEVTHLQVEGPLLGLGLHDRPRTRIDLDPGDRLVLYTDGLVERRALLLELTTDHLVRQVESASWASADELADELLRTWSGGEDDIALLVVDLLP from the coding sequence GTGAGCGCGCCGCTGATCCTGGTCTGCGACGACACCCCGGCCAAGCGGTACGTCCTCGCCAGCTGGCTGCGCCGCGGCGGGTTCGAGGTGGTCGAGAGCGGGACGGCGGCCGAGGCGACCGAGCTGATGCACACCGAGCCGATCGACCTGGCGGTCCTCGACGTGCACCTGCCCGACGGCAGCGGCCTCGACGTCACCCGGGTCATCCGCGCGGACGAGCGCCTGGCCCCCACCCCGGTCATCCACGTCTCGGCGGTCGCCCGCGAGACCTCCGACAAGGTCACCGCCCTCGACGAGGGCGCCGACGCCTACCTGATCGACCCGATCGACCCGGAGGAGCTGCTGTCCACGGTCCGGGCACTGCTGCGCTCCTCGGGGGCCCGCCGCGACGCCGAGCAGCTCGCGACCCGCCTCGCCCGGCTCAGCCGAGCCGCCGTACGCCTCAACGTCGCGGTGAGCGTGCCCCGCCTGGTGGAGAGCGCCTCGCGGGCGGCCGCGCAGGTGCTCGGCACCCCCGCGGCGGCGCTCGTCCTCGACGACCAGGGCGAGGGCTGGCGGGCCGCGGCCACCGGCAACGTCGGCAACGCCGCTGCCACGGTGCCGTCGGAGACCGCGCGCCGGCTGCTGGACGACCTGACGCCGGACCCCGCGCCCCTGGCCACCGGCACGGGGTGGGCCGAGCACCTGCCGGTCGCCGCCGGCCGCTGGACCGGGTGCCCGGTCCGGGTCGAGGGCCGGGTCGAGGGAGTCGTCGCGGCGCCGCTCCCGCCGACCGGCGACGAGGGTCGCTCGGTCCTCCTGCTCGAGCGACTCGCCCAGGCCGTGGCCGTGGCGCTGGACAACCAGCGCGCGCTGGAGTTCGAGCACCGCACCGCCGTCACCCTGCAGCGCAGCCTGCTGCCCAGCGTCCTGCCCGAGCCCACCGGGCTGAGCCTGGCGGCGCGCTACCGCGCCTCGCAGCAGCGGATGGAGGTCGGCGGCGACTTCTACGACGCCTTCGAGGTCGAGGGCCGCTGCTGGCTGGTCATCGGCGACGTCCAGGGCCACTCGCTCGAGGCCGCTGTCGTGATGGCCGAGCTGCGCTACTCGCTGCGCGCCTATGCCCACGAGGGCCATTCGCCCACCGAGGCGCTCGCGCGGCTCGACGCCCTGCTCGCCCGCACCAGCCCCGACCTCACCGCCACCGCCTGCGTCGTCGTGGTCGACGCGGACCGCCGGTCGGCCGAGGTCGTCTCGGCCGGACACCTCCCGCCGCTGCGCGCGCGCCGCGGCGAGGTCACCCACCTGCAGGTCGAGGGCCCCCTCCTCGGGCTCGGGCTGCACGACCGGCCCCGGACCCGGATCGACCTGGACCCCGGGGACCGGCTCGTCCTCTACACCGACGGGCTCGTCGAGCGGCGCGCCCTCCTGCTCGAGCTCACCACCGACCACCTGGTCCGCCAGGTCGAGAGCGCCTCGTGGGCCTCGGCCGACGAGCTGGCCGACGAGCTGCTGCGCACGTGGAGTGGCGGCGAGGACGACATCGCGCTCCTCGTGGTCGACCTGCTCCCCTGA
- a CDS encoding sensor histidine kinase, with amino-acid sequence MSSAPQVAVLRLEEDADVFAARQLARELAQVVGLDRIGATRLATAISELAREAAAAGGRLSFEVQGSGDLVATLTASHLPDDSPSMVSARRLLDTVTHEVADGLAVVRLEQRGVRPVTDAERHRVQRIVAAHAPTSPLDELQQQNAELLTLLDAVREKNAALETLNHELEETNRGVMALYSELSGELERTNQGVVALYAEIDEKNLQLTAASEAKSRFLRSISHELRTPVNSVLGLTGLLADPGAAPLSPEQGEQVAFIRASATELLSLVNELMDLAKAESGRLEPAWQDVDLAALCGELAGTTRALLREGVRLEVDPGPPGLVLRTDPDLVRHVLRNLLSNAAKFTTAGTVTLEVTQVDGVHGVDGVDGVDGADGADAAEGVEVRVRDTGIGMTEEEQALVFEEFFQVRTPLHATARGTGLGLPFARSVAQVLGGDIDVESAPGEGSSFTLRLPAGGAA; translated from the coding sequence GTGAGCAGCGCCCCCCAGGTCGCCGTCCTCCGCCTCGAGGAGGACGCCGACGTGTTCGCGGCACGGCAGCTGGCCCGCGAGCTGGCCCAGGTGGTCGGCCTCGACCGCATCGGCGCCACCCGGCTCGCGACCGCGATCAGCGAGCTCGCGCGGGAGGCGGCCGCGGCCGGCGGACGGCTGTCGTTCGAGGTCCAGGGCAGCGGCGACCTCGTCGCCACCCTCACCGCGTCCCACCTGCCGGACGACTCCCCCAGCATGGTCTCGGCCCGCCGTCTCCTCGACACCGTGACGCACGAGGTCGCCGACGGCCTGGCCGTCGTACGCCTGGAGCAGCGGGGGGTGCGGCCCGTCACCGACGCGGAGCGCCACCGGGTGCAGCGCATCGTCGCCGCCCACGCCCCCACCAGCCCGCTCGACGAGCTGCAGCAGCAGAACGCCGAGCTGCTGACCCTGCTCGACGCGGTGCGCGAGAAGAACGCCGCCCTCGAGACGCTCAACCACGAGCTCGAGGAGACCAACCGGGGCGTGATGGCGCTCTACTCCGAGCTGTCCGGCGAGCTGGAGCGCACCAACCAGGGCGTGGTCGCGCTCTACGCCGAGATCGACGAGAAGAACCTCCAGCTGACCGCGGCCAGCGAGGCCAAGAGCCGCTTCCTGCGCAGCATCAGCCACGAGCTGCGCACCCCGGTCAACTCCGTCCTCGGCCTCACCGGGCTGCTCGCCGACCCGGGTGCGGCACCCCTGTCGCCGGAGCAGGGCGAGCAGGTCGCGTTCATCCGGGCGAGCGCCACCGAGCTGCTGTCGCTGGTCAACGAGCTGATGGACCTCGCCAAGGCGGAGTCCGGCCGCCTCGAGCCCGCCTGGCAGGACGTCGACCTCGCCGCGCTGTGCGGCGAGCTCGCGGGCACGACGAGGGCCCTGCTGCGCGAGGGCGTGCGGCTGGAGGTCGACCCCGGCCCGCCCGGACTCGTGCTGCGCACCGACCCCGACCTCGTGCGGCACGTCCTGCGCAACCTGCTCAGCAACGCCGCCAAGTTCACCACCGCGGGCACCGTGACCCTCGAGGTCACCCAGGTCGACGGGGTCCACGGGGTCGACGGGGTCGACGGCGTCGACGGGGCCGACGGGGCCGACGCGGCCGAGGGCGTCGAGGTCCGGGTCCGCGACACCGGCATCGGGATGACCGAGGAGGAGCAGGCCCTGGTGTTCGAGGAGTTCTTCCAGGTCAGGACACCGCTGCACGCGACCGCCCGCGGCACCGGGCTCGGCCTGCCCTTCGCCCGCAGCGTCGCCCAGGTGCTCGGTGGTGACATCGACGTCGAGAGCGCCCCCGGCGAGGGCAGCTCGTTCACGCTGCGCCTGCCCGCCGGGGGTGCCGCGTGA
- a CDS encoding ATP-binding protein: MAALSLPGEPQVPPTAAVWVAVDDAAAVPGARRRAASLASTLGFPADVLGEVEIIASELATNLVKHGRGGDLVLRTTAAGTVQLLAIDSGPGTRDLAGLVRDGVSTTGTLGVGLGAVGRLADHLDLWSEVGRGAVVVAEVGPPPVAPRAPVGHLLRPLRGEIECGDAIAWRQVGATWLVAVADGLGHGPLAAEASGRAAHVLRTSPSTSPVELVGLMHRALAATRGAAVAVSRVDPDRGTVTHAAVGNVSGRLVDASGGTRALATQPGIVGHKLPRVRENAYPLDTARLLVLHSDGLTDKWSGSALPDVDVHGPDVCAAALVRDAGTRRDDAGVLTLRLPSPAPVPRRVPSP; the protein is encoded by the coding sequence GTGGCGGCGCTGAGCTTGCCGGGCGAGCCGCAGGTCCCGCCGACAGCTGCCGTGTGGGTCGCGGTGGACGACGCCGCGGCCGTCCCCGGCGCGCGACGGCGGGCCGCCTCGCTGGCCTCGACGCTCGGCTTCCCTGCCGACGTCCTCGGCGAGGTCGAGATCATCGCCAGCGAGCTGGCCACCAACCTGGTCAAGCACGGCCGCGGCGGCGACCTCGTCCTGCGGACCACGGCGGCGGGGACCGTCCAGCTCCTCGCGATCGACTCCGGTCCCGGCACGCGCGACCTGGCCGGCCTGGTCCGTGACGGGGTGTCCACCACGGGCACCCTCGGCGTCGGGCTCGGCGCCGTCGGCCGGCTCGCGGACCACCTCGACCTGTGGTCCGAGGTCGGACGTGGCGCCGTGGTCGTCGCCGAGGTCGGGCCGCCACCCGTGGCACCGCGGGCACCGGTCGGGCACCTGCTGCGTCCCCTGCGCGGCGAGATCGAGTGCGGCGACGCCATCGCGTGGCGGCAGGTGGGCGCCACCTGGCTGGTCGCGGTCGCCGACGGGCTGGGCCACGGCCCCCTCGCCGCCGAGGCCTCCGGCCGGGCCGCCCACGTGCTGCGGACCAGCCCGTCCACGTCCCCGGTCGAGCTGGTCGGGCTCATGCACCGCGCCCTGGCCGCCACGCGAGGTGCCGCGGTGGCGGTGAGCCGGGTCGACCCCGACCGGGGCACGGTCACCCACGCCGCCGTCGGCAACGTCAGCGGTCGCCTGGTCGACGCCTCGGGCGGCACCCGCGCCCTGGCCACCCAGCCCGGGATCGTGGGGCACAAGCTCCCGCGGGTCAGGGAGAACGCCTATCCCCTCGACACCGCACGGCTCCTGGTCCTGCACTCCGACGGGCTCACCGACAAGTGGAGCGGCAGCGCCCTCCCCGACGTCGACGTGCACGGCCCGGACGTGTGCGCGGCCGCCCTCGTCCGCGACGCCGGCACCCGTCGCGACGACGCGGGCGTCCTGACCCTCCGGCTGCCCTCCCCCGCCCCCGTGCCGCGGCGCGTCCCCTCGCCGTGA
- a CDS encoding anti-sigma regulatory factor, whose product MTAPAADQTALTVTSDADVVRVRQVARDLAVTARLSIVDQTKLVTATSELARNTLVYGGGGEVRATLVERMGRTGVELVFSDEGPGIADVELALTDGWTSGGGMGLGLSGTKRLVDEFAIDSAPGEGTRVRILKWRR is encoded by the coding sequence ATGACGGCGCCGGCGGCTGACCAGACCGCCCTCACCGTCACCAGCGACGCCGACGTCGTGCGCGTGCGGCAGGTGGCGCGCGACCTGGCCGTGACTGCCCGGCTCTCGATCGTCGACCAGACCAAGCTGGTCACCGCGACCAGCGAGCTGGCCCGCAACACCCTGGTGTACGGCGGCGGCGGCGAGGTGCGCGCCACCCTCGTCGAGCGGATGGGGCGCACCGGCGTGGAGCTGGTGTTCAGCGACGAGGGCCCCGGCATCGCCGACGTCGAGCTGGCCCTGACCGACGGCTGGACCTCGGGCGGTGGGATGGGGCTGGGTCTGTCCGGCACCAAGCGGCTGGTCGACGAGTTCGCCATCGACTCCGCGCCCGGCGAGGGCACCCGCGTGCGGATCCTCAAGTGGCGGCGCTGA
- a CDS encoding STAS domain-containing protein yields the protein MERVPILRIGDVLLVSIQVDLQDHIAVQLQDDLSQRIVETGAKGVLIDISALEIVDSFVGRMISTTAAVSRVLDAETVVVGMQPAVAITLVELGLTLDGVLTALDVDRGLRLLASRTSGSALLLREVEGDDGAGG from the coding sequence ATGGAGCGCGTGCCGATCCTGCGGATCGGCGACGTCCTGCTGGTCTCGATCCAGGTCGACCTGCAGGACCACATCGCCGTCCAGCTCCAGGACGACCTGAGCCAGCGCATCGTCGAGACCGGCGCCAAGGGCGTGCTGATCGACATCTCGGCGCTGGAGATCGTGGACAGCTTCGTGGGCCGGATGATCTCGACGACCGCCGCGGTCTCGCGGGTCCTGGACGCCGAGACGGTGGTCGTCGGCATGCAGCCGGCCGTGGCGATCACGCTGGTCGAGCTCGGCCTGACCCTCGACGGCGTCCTCACCGCGCTCGACGTCGACCGCGGCCTGCGGCTGCTGGCGTCCCGGACCAGCGGGTCAGCGCTCCTGCTTCGCGAGGTCGAGGGCGATGACGGCGCCGGCGGCTGA